One Pseudomonas rhizophila DNA window includes the following coding sequences:
- the arsC gene encoding arsenate reductase (glutaredoxin) (This arsenate reductase requires both glutathione and glutaredoxin to convert arsenate to arsenite, after which the efflux transporter formed by ArsA and ArsB can extrude the arsenite from the cell, providing resistance.) — MTDLTLYHNPRCSKSRGALELLEARGLTPTVVRYLETPLDEAQLERLLAKLGITARQLLRTGEDEYKTLNLADENLSQSQLIAAIAAHPKLMERPILETADKAVIGRPPEKILEILP; from the coding sequence ATGACCGATCTGACGCTATATCACAACCCGCGCTGCTCCAAATCCCGCGGTGCGCTGGAACTGTTGGAGGCCCGTGGCCTGACGCCCACCGTGGTCCGCTACCTGGAAACCCCGCTCGACGAAGCGCAGTTGGAACGCCTGTTGGCCAAGCTCGGCATCACTGCCCGGCAACTGCTGCGCACCGGTGAGGACGAATACAAGACCCTGAACCTGGCCGATGAAAACCTGAGCCAGTCCCAACTGATCGCCGCCATCGCCGCTCACCCCAAACTCATGGAACGACCGATTCTGGAAACCGCTGACAAGGCCGTGATCGGCCGCCCGCCAGAGAAGATCCTGGAGATCCTGCCGTGA
- a CDS encoding TlpA family protein disulfide reductase, whose product MARRLTTALAFMGILLLAGCGNDYGVDQNGQAIASKRLDKQWVVLNYWAEWCAPCRTEIPEFNVLAEQLKGRNVGVFGVNFDQVQGEELKSASEKMGIGFTVLARDPADFFDIPRSEGLPVTYIIDNQGKVREQMLGEQTAAGVMAKLEALQAFK is encoded by the coding sequence ATGGCAAGGCGATTGACGACGGCACTGGCATTCATGGGGATTTTGTTGCTCGCCGGCTGCGGGAATGACTACGGAGTTGACCAGAACGGTCAGGCTATCGCCTCAAAACGGCTGGATAAACAGTGGGTGGTGCTTAACTACTGGGCCGAGTGGTGCGCACCGTGCCGTACCGAAATCCCCGAGTTCAATGTCCTGGCCGAACAGCTCAAGGGCCGTAACGTGGGGGTGTTCGGGGTCAATTTTGATCAGGTGCAAGGTGAGGAGCTCAAGAGCGCCAGCGAGAAAATGGGCATCGGCTTCACCGTGCTGGCCCGTGACCCGGCCGACTTTTTTGATATCCCTCGCAGCGAAGGGTTACCGGTGACTTACATCATCGACAACCAGGGCAAGGTGCGCGAGCAGATGCTGGGGGAACAGACGGCGGCGGGGGTGATGGCCAAGCTTGAGGCGTTGCAGGCGTTCAAATAA
- a CDS encoding META domain-containing protein → MKRLALTALIGAGLMGCAAEPVQLQQNRSYILEWIGERPLMDYSNLTITLGDDGRAYGNGGCNHWFAPYTLEGHRLSFGKIGSTRKLCAPALMEQETRFLQALEKVERWDISPIEQMRFWPAQGKPLRWWLEEG, encoded by the coding sequence ATGAAACGCCTGGCCCTGACCGCGCTGATCGGCGCCGGCCTGATGGGTTGCGCCGCCGAGCCGGTGCAATTGCAGCAAAACCGCAGCTACATCCTGGAATGGATTGGCGAACGGCCCTTGATGGACTACAGCAACCTGACCATCACCCTCGGGGACGACGGTCGGGCCTACGGCAACGGCGGCTGTAACCACTGGTTCGCGCCCTACACCCTGGAAGGCCACCGATTGAGCTTCGGCAAGATCGGCAGCACCCGCAAACTCTGCGCCCCGGCGCTGATGGAGCAGGAGACGCGCTTTTTGCAGGCCCTGGAAAAGGTCGAACGCTGGGACATCTCGCCCATTGAGCAAATGCGCTTCTGGCCGGCCCAGGGCAAGCCCCTGCGGTGGTGGCTGGAGGAAGGTTGA
- a CDS encoding 2-hydroxyacid dehydrogenase, which translates to MRAILFSSQTYDRDSFSKTPAPAGLELQFQPARLNLDTVALAEHHEVVCAFINDDLSAPVLERLAQGGTRLIALRSAGYNHVDLAAAKRLGLSIVRVPAYSPHAVAEHAVALIMALNRCLHRAYNRTRDGNFSLHGLTGFDLVGKTVGVIGTGQIGATFARIMAGFGCRLLAYDPSPNPQVQALGARYLPLADLLAQAQIISLHCPLNEQSRHLINADSLAAMQRGAMLINTGRGGLVDTPALIEALKSGQLGYLGLDVYEEEAQLFFEDRSDLPLQDDVLARLLTFPNVVVTAHQAFLTHEALAAIAATTLDNIGAWAAGTPQNLVDS; encoded by the coding sequence ATGCGCGCGATTCTTTTCAGCAGCCAGACCTACGACCGCGACAGTTTCAGCAAAACCCCGGCGCCCGCTGGCCTTGAACTGCAGTTTCAGCCGGCACGCCTGAACCTCGACACCGTGGCCCTGGCCGAACACCATGAAGTGGTGTGCGCCTTCATCAACGACGACCTGAGTGCCCCGGTGCTGGAGCGGCTGGCACAGGGCGGCACGCGGCTGATCGCCCTGCGCTCTGCCGGCTATAACCATGTCGACCTGGCCGCTGCCAAACGGCTGGGGTTGAGTATCGTCCGGGTGCCGGCGTATTCGCCCCATGCCGTGGCCGAGCATGCCGTGGCGCTGATCATGGCCCTCAATCGCTGCTTGCATCGCGCTTACAACCGCACCCGGGACGGCAATTTCAGCCTCCATGGGCTGACCGGTTTCGATCTGGTGGGCAAGACGGTCGGCGTGATCGGCACCGGGCAGATCGGCGCGACGTTCGCGCGGATCATGGCCGGCTTCGGCTGCCGGTTATTGGCCTACGATCCGTCCCCCAACCCGCAGGTCCAAGCCCTGGGCGCTCGCTACCTGCCCTTGGCCGATCTGCTGGCGCAAGCACAGATCATCAGCCTGCATTGCCCGCTCAACGAGCAGAGCCGACATTTGATCAACGCCGATTCATTGGCTGCCATGCAACGTGGCGCGATGCTGATCAACACCGGACGCGGCGGCCTGGTGGACACACCCGCCTTGATCGAGGCATTGAAAAGCGGTCAGTTGGGTTATTTGGGGCTGGATGTCTATGAGGAAGAAGCGCAACTGTTCTTCGAGGACCGCTCCGACCTGCCCTTGCAGGATGATGTGCTGGCTCGGTTGCTGACGTTCCCCAACGTGGTGGTCACCGCGCATCAGGCCTTCCTGACCCATGAAGCGTTGGCCGCCATCGCCGCGACAACCCTGGACAACATCGGCGCCTGGGCCGCCGGCACCCCACAAAACCTGGTGGACAGCTGA
- a CDS encoding response regulator — protein sequence MLKKLGIKGRVLLLTLLPTSLMALVLGGYFTWMQQSDLHAQLLQRGEMIAEQLAPLVAPAMSHQDTDLLERIATQSLEQADVRAVTFLAPDRTSLAHAGPTMLNRAPEGNSAQLLQRTGNDATRYLLPVFGKHRNLAGELIPEEADRLLGWVELELSHSGMLLRGYRSLFASLLLISAGLCLTALLALRMGRTINRPLSQIKQAVAQLKDGHLETRLPPLGSQELDELASGINRMASTLQNAQEELQHSIDQATEDVRQNLETIEIQNIELDLARKEALEASRIKSEFLANMSHEIRTPLNGILGFTHLLQKSELTPRQLDYLGTIEKSADSLLGIINEILDFSKIEAGKLVLDNIPFNLRDLLQDTLTILAPAAHAKQLELVSLVYRDTPLSLVGDPLRLKQILTNLVSNAIKFTREGTIIARAMMEDEHEDSVQLRISIQDTGIGLSNQDVRALFQAFSQADNSLSRQPGGTGLGLVISKRLVEQMGGEIGVDSTPGEGSEFWISLRLPKTRDDAEDLPGPPLLGRRVAVLENHELARQALQHQLEDCGLVVTPFNTLENLTNGVTVAHQTDQAIDLAVLGITSNDMPPERLSQHIWDLEHLGCKVLVLCPTTEQTLYHLSVPNPHSQLQAKPACTRKLRRSLSDLVNPRPPRNEPNEPVGSRAPKVLCVDDNPANLLLVQTLLEDMGAKVLAVESGYAAVKAVQKETFDLVLMDVQMPGMDGRQSTEAIRQWESERHCTPLPIVALTAHAMANEKRALLQSGMDDYLTKPISERQLAQVVLKWTGLALRNQAPDRSTDAQGGSELLVLDHEEGLRLAAGKADLAADMLAMLLASLEADREAIRQASEANDHNALIERVHRLHGATRYCGVPQLRAACQRSETLLKQQDPKAEAALQELERAIDRLANEARISA from the coding sequence GTGCTCAAGAAACTGGGAATCAAAGGCCGCGTGCTGTTGCTGACCCTGTTGCCGACCAGCCTGATGGCGCTGGTCCTGGGCGGCTACTTCACCTGGATGCAGCAATCGGACTTGCATGCCCAGTTGCTGCAGCGTGGCGAGATGATCGCCGAACAGCTGGCGCCGCTGGTCGCCCCGGCCATGAGCCACCAGGACACCGATCTGCTGGAGCGGATCGCCACCCAGTCTCTCGAGCAAGCGGATGTGCGCGCCGTGACCTTCCTGGCTCCCGATCGCACATCGCTGGCCCACGCCGGCCCGACGATGCTCAACCGAGCCCCGGAGGGCAACAGTGCCCAATTGCTGCAACGCACCGGCAACGATGCCACGCGTTACCTGCTGCCAGTATTCGGCAAGCACCGCAACCTGGCCGGCGAGCTGATTCCCGAAGAAGCCGATCGGCTGCTGGGTTGGGTCGAACTGGAGTTGTCCCACAGTGGCATGTTGCTGCGCGGCTATCGCAGCCTGTTCGCCAGCCTGCTGTTGATCAGCGCCGGCCTGTGCCTGACCGCACTGCTGGCGTTGCGTATGGGTCGCACGATCAACCGACCCCTGAGCCAGATCAAGCAAGCCGTGGCGCAACTCAAGGACGGTCACCTGGAAACCCGTCTGCCGCCTCTGGGCAGCCAGGAACTGGATGAGCTGGCGTCGGGCATCAATCGCATGGCCAGCACCTTGCAGAATGCCCAGGAAGAGTTGCAGCACAGCATCGACCAGGCCACTGAAGACGTGCGCCAGAATCTGGAAACCATCGAGATCCAGAACATCGAGCTGGACCTGGCCCGTAAGGAAGCCCTGGAAGCGAGCCGGATCAAGTCCGAATTCCTGGCGAACATGAGCCATGAAATCCGTACGCCGCTCAACGGCATCCTCGGCTTCACCCATCTGCTGCAGAAAAGCGAATTGACCCCGCGTCAGCTCGATTACCTGGGCACCATTGAAAAATCCGCCGACAGCCTGCTGGGCATCATCAACGAGATCCTCGACTTCTCGAAGATCGAGGCCGGCAAACTGGTGCTGGACAACATTCCGTTCAACCTGCGGGACTTGTTGCAGGACACCCTGACCATCCTCGCCCCCGCCGCCCACGCCAAACAACTGGAGCTGGTGAGCCTGGTCTACAGGGACACGCCCCTGTCGCTGGTGGGTGATCCGCTGCGCCTCAAGCAGATCCTGACCAACCTGGTGAGCAATGCCATCAAGTTCACCCGCGAAGGCACCATCATCGCCCGCGCCATGATGGAAGACGAACACGAAGACAGCGTGCAACTGCGCATCAGCATTCAGGACACCGGTATCGGCCTGTCGAACCAGGACGTGCGGGCCCTGTTCCAGGCGTTCAGCCAGGCCGACAATTCCTTGTCCCGGCAACCGGGTGGCACCGGCTTGGGCCTGGTGATTTCCAAGCGGCTGGTGGAGCAGATGGGTGGCGAAATCGGCGTGGACAGCACGCCGGGCGAAGGCTCGGAGTTCTGGATCAGCCTGCGCCTGCCCAAGACCCGTGACGACGCCGAAGATTTGCCTGGCCCGCCGCTACTGGGTCGGCGCGTAGCGGTGCTGGAAAACCATGAACTGGCCCGTCAGGCCCTGCAACACCAGCTCGAGGACTGCGGTCTGGTGGTGACACCGTTCAACACCCTGGAAAACCTGACCAACGGTGTGACCGTCGCCCACCAGACCGATCAGGCGATCGACCTGGCGGTGCTGGGCATCACCAGCAACGACATGCCGCCGGAACGCCTCAGCCAACACATCTGGGATCTTGAGCATCTGGGCTGCAAGGTACTGGTGCTGTGCCCCACCACTGAACAGACGCTGTACCACCTCTCCGTGCCCAACCCCCACAGCCAATTGCAGGCCAAGCCGGCCTGCACGCGCAAGTTGCGCCGCTCGCTTTCCGACCTGGTCAACCCGCGCCCGCCCCGCAACGAACCCAACGAACCGGTGGGCAGCCGCGCACCCAAAGTGCTGTGCGTGGACGACAACCCGGCCAACCTGCTGTTGGTGCAAACGCTGCTCGAAGACATGGGCGCCAAGGTGCTGGCGGTGGAAAGCGGTTATGCGGCGGTCAAGGCCGTGCAAAAGGAAACCTTCGACCTGGTGCTGATGGATGTCCAGATGCCCGGCATGGACGGTCGCCAGAGCACCGAGGCGATCCGCCAATGGGAAAGCGAGCGTCATTGCACGCCGCTGCCAATCGTCGCCCTCACCGCCCACGCCATGGCCAACGAAAAACGCGCCCTGCTGCAAAGTGGCATGGATGACTACCTGACCAAGCCCATCAGCGAACGGCAACTGGCCCAGGTGGTGCTTAAATGGACCGGCCTGGCCCTGCGTAACCAGGCGCCGGACCGGAGCACCGACGCTCAGGGCGGCAGCGAACTGCTGGTGCTCGATCACGAAGAAGGCCTGCGCCTGGCCGCCGGCAAGGCCGATCTGGCGGCGGACATGCTGGCGATGTTGCTGGCGTCCCTGGAAGCCGACCGCGAAGCGATTCGCCAGGCCAGCGAGGCCAATGATCACAACGCCCTGATCGAACGTGTCCACCGCCTGCATGGCGCCACTCGCTACTGCGGGGTGCCGCAATTGCGCGCCGCCTGCCAGCGCAGCGAGACCCTGCTCAAGCAACAGGACCCCAAGGCCGAGGCCGCTTTGCAGGAACTGGAACGTGCCATCGACCGCCTGGCTAACGAGGCACGCATCAGCGCCTGA
- the cysM gene encoding cysteine synthase CysM, with protein sequence MTVQYPTIADCVGNTPLVRLQRLPGVTSNTLLLKLEGNNPAGSVKDRPALSMLTRGELRGQIRPGDTLIEATSGNTGIALAMAAAIKGYKMILIMPDNSSAERKAAMTAYGAELILVSKDEGMEGARDLAERMQAEGRGKVLDQFANGDNPEAHYTTTGPEIWRQTDGTITHFVSSMGTTGTIMGTSRYLKEQNPNVQIIGLQPMEGSAIPGIRRWPEEYLPKIYQADRVDRIIDMAQSEAEDITRRLAREEGIFCGVSSGGAVAGMLRLSQEVENAVIVAIICDRGDRYLSTGIFDAPN encoded by the coding sequence ATGACCGTGCAGTACCCCACTATCGCCGATTGCGTCGGCAACACTCCGCTGGTTCGTTTGCAGCGCCTGCCTGGCGTGACCAGCAACACGCTTTTGCTCAAGCTCGAAGGGAATAACCCGGCGGGTTCGGTCAAGGACCGGCCGGCGCTGTCGATGCTCACCCGTGGCGAATTGCGCGGGCAGATCCGCCCCGGCGATACGCTGATCGAGGCGACTTCCGGTAACACCGGCATCGCCCTGGCCATGGCGGCGGCGATCAAGGGCTACAAGATGATCCTGATCATGCCCGACAACTCCAGTGCCGAGCGCAAGGCCGCAATGACCGCCTATGGCGCCGAATTGATCCTGGTGAGCAAAGACGAAGGCATGGAGGGCGCCCGGGACCTGGCCGAGCGGATGCAGGCCGAGGGTCGCGGCAAGGTGCTCGACCAGTTCGCCAATGGTGACAACCCCGAAGCCCACTACACCACCACTGGCCCTGAGATCTGGCGCCAGACCGATGGCACCATCACCCATTTCGTCAGCTCGATGGGCACCACCGGCACCATCATGGGCACCTCGCGCTATTTGAAAGAACAGAACCCGAACGTGCAGATCATCGGCCTGCAACCGATGGAAGGCTCGGCCATCCCCGGCATCCGTCGCTGGCCCGAGGAGTATCTGCCGAAAATCTACCAGGCCGACCGCGTGGACCGCATTATCGACATGGCCCAGAGCGAGGCGGAGGACATCACCCGTCGTCTGGCCCGTGAAGAAGGCATCTTTTGCGGCGTGTCTTCGGGCGGTGCCGTGGCGGGCATGCTGCGCTTGTCCCAGGAAGTCGAAAACGCGGTCATTGTCGCGATCATCTGCGACCGCGGCGACCGCTACTTGTCGACCGGCATTTTCGACGCGCCCAACTGA
- the rlmD gene encoding 23S rRNA (uracil(1939)-C(5))-methyltransferase RlmD produces MAKQERGLRFQPSGGSRAPQVPTGKKQRLTIERLANDGRGIAFLDGRTWFVIGALAGEEVEARVLGAHGKVVEARAERVFLSSELRRAAPCVHAGRCGGCSVQHLPHNEQLALKQRMLAEQLSRVAGVQPDEWAAPLSGPELGYRRRARVAVRWDQKAKKLEVGFRAVGSQDIVAIGDCPVLVQPLQPIMSRLPDMLRRLSKPQALGHVELFAGSSLAVLLRHVSPLSAPDLTILKDFCAAHQAQLWLQGEGEPQPVEPGQTLGYRLETWDLELAYRPGDFIQVNAGVNEAMVAQALEWLAPRAEERVLDLFCGLGNFALPLAKAVRQVVAVEGVQAMVDRAAANAVSNNLNNTAFFQADLSQPLSGAEWVGEGFSAVLLDPPRDGAFEVVRKLASLGARRLVYVSCNPATLARDTVELIKQGYRLKRAGILDMFPQTAHVEAMALFEASQDGLSD; encoded by the coding sequence ATGGCCAAGCAAGAAAGAGGTCTGCGCTTCCAGCCCAGCGGCGGAAGCCGGGCCCCGCAGGTGCCCACCGGAAAGAAGCAGCGCTTGACCATCGAACGCTTGGCCAACGATGGCCGGGGCATTGCCTTTCTGGACGGGCGCACCTGGTTCGTGATCGGCGCCCTGGCCGGCGAAGAGGTCGAGGCGCGGGTGCTGGGGGCCCATGGCAAAGTGGTCGAGGCCCGCGCTGAGCGAGTGTTCCTGTCCAGTGAACTGCGCCGTGCGGCGCCGTGCGTGCATGCCGGTCGCTGCGGCGGTTGCAGCGTCCAGCATTTGCCCCACAACGAACAGCTCGCCCTGAAACAGCGCATGCTCGCCGAGCAGTTGTCGCGGGTCGCCGGCGTGCAGCCGGATGAATGGGCTGCGCCATTGAGCGGGCCGGAACTGGGTTACCGGCGTCGTGCCCGCGTGGCGGTGCGCTGGGATCAGAAGGCAAAAAAACTCGAAGTGGGTTTTCGTGCCGTCGGCAGCCAGGACATCGTGGCCATCGGCGATTGCCCGGTACTGGTACAACCCTTGCAGCCGATCATGAGTCGCTTGCCGGACATGCTCCGTCGCCTGAGCAAGCCCCAGGCGCTGGGGCATGTGGAATTGTTTGCTGGCTCGTCCCTGGCGGTGTTGCTGCGGCACGTGTCGCCACTGTCGGCGCCTGACCTGACGATTCTCAAGGATTTCTGCGCCGCCCACCAAGCCCAGTTGTGGCTGCAGGGTGAGGGCGAGCCGCAACCGGTCGAACCGGGACAGACGCTGGGTTATCGCCTTGAGACTTGGGACCTGGAGCTGGCTTACCGGCCGGGGGATTTCATCCAGGTCAATGCCGGGGTCAACGAGGCGATGGTGGCCCAAGCCCTGGAGTGGCTCGCGCCCCGAGCCGAGGAGCGGGTGCTGGACTTGTTCTGCGGCCTGGGCAACTTTGCCTTGCCCCTGGCCAAGGCGGTGCGCCAAGTGGTGGCGGTGGAAGGTGTACAGGCCATGGTTGACCGCGCGGCGGCCAATGCCGTCAGCAACAATTTGAATAACACTGCCTTTTTTCAGGCCGATTTATCCCAGCCGTTGTCGGGTGCCGAGTGGGTCGGCGAAGGCTTTTCTGCGGTACTCTTGGACCCACCCCGCGACGGTGCTTTCGAGGTGGTGCGCAAACTGGCATCCCTGGGCGCCAGACGGTTGGTATATGTATCGTGCAACCCGGCAACTTTGGCCCGGGACACGGTCGAATTGATCAAGCAGGGCTACCGGTTAAAACGTGCCGGGATTCTCGATATGTTTCCTCAGACGGCACATGTCGAGGCCATGGCGTTATTTGAAGCGAGCCAGGATGGCTTGTCCGACTGA
- the relA gene encoding GTP diphosphokinase, translated as MVQVRAHQPINTDGSINLEAWLDHAVSIDTALDREALKEACEFAREAEQQHNAAKNLWSEGTSSFQTGLEIAEILADLKLDQDSLVAAVLYRGVREGQIQLPVVSQRFGTVVAKLIDGVLRMAAISASLSPRQSMVLGTQGQVENLRKMLVAMVDDVRVALIKLAERTCAIRAVKSADDEKRNRVAREVFDIYAPLAHRLGIGHIKWELEDLSFRYLEPDQYKQIAKLLHERRLDRERFITDVMTQLREELQATGVEADISGRAKHIYSIWRKMQRKGLEFSQIYDVRAVRVLVPEMRDCYTALGIVHTLWRHIPKEFDDYIANPKENGYRSLHTAVIGPEGKVLEVQIRTHAMHEEAELGVCAHWKYKGTDVKSGSNHYEEKISWLRQVLEWHEELGDIGGLAEQLRVDIEPDRVYIFTPDGHAIDLPKGATPLDFAYRVHTEIGHNCRGAKINGRIVPLNYSLQTGEQVEIITSKHGTPSRDWLNPNLGYITTSRARAKIVHWFKLQARDQNVAAGKTLLERELSRLGLPQVDFDKLAEKANMKTAEDMFAALGAGDLRLAQLVNLAQQLVEPERGNEQLELIPRKATGYKPGKRGDIQIQGVGNLMTQMAGCCQPLPGDAIVGYITQGRGVSIHRQDCASVLQLAGREPERIIQVSWGPVPVLTYPVDIIIRAYDRSGLLRDVSQVLLNERINVLAVNTRSNKEDNTALMSLTIEIPGLDALGRLLGRISQLPNIIETRRNRTPG; from the coding sequence ATGGTACAGGTGAGAGCACACCAGCCGATCAACACCGACGGCAGTATCAATCTCGAGGCTTGGCTCGATCACGCGGTCAGTATCGACACGGCACTGGATCGCGAAGCCTTGAAAGAAGCCTGCGAGTTCGCGCGTGAAGCGGAACAGCAGCACAACGCGGCGAAGAACCTCTGGTCCGAAGGCACCTCGAGTTTTCAGACGGGCCTTGAGATCGCCGAAATCCTTGCCGACCTCAAGCTCGACCAGGACTCCCTGGTGGCTGCGGTGCTATACCGCGGTGTGCGCGAAGGGCAGATCCAATTGCCGGTGGTCAGCCAGCGTTTTGGCACGGTGGTCGCCAAGCTGATTGACGGCGTGCTGCGCATGGCGGCGATCAGTGCCAGTCTCAGTCCACGCCAGTCCATGGTCCTGGGCACCCAGGGCCAGGTGGAGAACCTGCGCAAGATGCTGGTGGCCATGGTCGACGACGTGCGCGTCGCACTGATCAAACTGGCCGAACGCACCTGCGCGATCCGCGCGGTGAAATCCGCCGACGACGAAAAGCGCAACCGCGTCGCCCGGGAAGTGTTCGACATCTACGCCCCCCTGGCCCATCGCCTTGGCATCGGCCATATCAAGTGGGAGCTGGAGGACCTGTCCTTCCGCTACCTGGAGCCCGACCAGTACAAGCAGATCGCCAAGTTGCTGCATGAGCGGCGCCTGGATCGCGAGCGCTTCATCACGGATGTGATGACCCAGTTGAGGGAAGAATTGCAGGCCACGGGTGTGGAGGCCGACATCAGCGGCCGGGCCAAGCACATCTATTCGATCTGGCGCAAAATGCAGCGCAAAGGCCTGGAGTTCAGCCAGATCTACGACGTTCGTGCCGTTCGCGTACTGGTCCCGGAAATGCGCGACTGCTACACCGCGCTGGGTATCGTGCACACCTTGTGGCGGCACATCCCCAAGGAGTTCGACGACTACATCGCCAACCCGAAGGAAAACGGCTATCGCTCGCTGCACACGGCGGTGATCGGTCCGGAGGGCAAGGTGCTGGAAGTGCAGATTCGCACCCACGCCATGCACGAGGAAGCCGAGCTGGGGGTTTGCGCCCATTGGAAATACAAGGGCACCGACGTCAAGTCGGGCTCCAACCACTACGAAGAGAAAATCTCCTGGCTGCGTCAGGTGCTCGAGTGGCATGAAGAGCTCGGTGATATCGGCGGTCTGGCCGAACAATTGCGGGTCGATATCGAGCCGGATCGGGTCTACATCTTCACCCCCGACGGCCACGCCATCGACTTGCCCAAGGGCGCCACGCCGCTGGACTTTGCCTATCGCGTCCACACCGAGATCGGCCACAACTGCCGTGGCGCCAAGATCAACGGGCGGATCGTGCCGCTCAACTACAGCCTGCAAACCGGTGAGCAGGTCGAGATCATCACCAGTAAACACGGCACGCCGAGCCGCGACTGGCTGAACCCGAACCTGGGCTACATCACCACATCGCGAGCGCGGGCGAAAATCGTTCACTGGTTCAAATTGCAGGCCCGCGACCAGAACGTCGCCGCCGGCAAGACTTTGCTCGAGCGCGAACTCAGTCGCCTGGGCCTGCCGCAGGTGGATTTCGACAAGCTGGCCGAAAAGGCCAACATGAAGACCGCCGAAGACATGTTCGCCGCTCTCGGTGCCGGCGACTTGCGCCTGGCGCAACTGGTCAACCTGGCCCAGCAACTGGTGGAGCCGGAACGCGGCAACGAGCAGTTGGAACTGATCCCGCGCAAAGCCACCGGCTACAAACCGGGCAAGCGCGGCGACATCCAGATCCAGGGCGTGGGCAACCTGATGACCCAGATGGCCGGCTGCTGCCAGCCGTTGCCTGGGGATGCGATCGTCGGCTACATCACCCAGGGCCGTGGGGTGAGCATCCACCGCCAGGACTGTGCTTCGGTGCTGCAACTGGCCGGCCGTGAGCCGGAGCGGATCATCCAGGTCAGTTGGGGCCCGGTGCCGGTGCTCACCTACCCGGTGGACATCATCATCCGTGCCTACGACCGTTCCGGCCTGCTGCGTGACGTTTCCCAGGTGTTGCTGAACGAGCGGATCAACGTGTTGGCAGTCAACACCCGTTCGAACAAGGAAGACAACACGGCGCTGATGTCCCTGACCATCGAGATTCCGGGGTTGGATGCGCTGGGGCGGTTGCTGGGGCGGATTTCCCAACTGCCGAACATCATCGAGACCCGGCGTAATCGCACGCCGGGTTAA
- the mazG gene encoding nucleoside triphosphate pyrophosphohydrolase: MYSLEDLLHLMNRLRDPQYGCPWDIKQTYATIVPHTLEEAYEVADAIERGDFDHLQGELGDLLFQVVYYSQLAREENRFEFAGVVDSITRKLIRRHPHVFPTGDLYAPVDIPRLSEEQVKQRWEEIKAEERAEKASAPEQLSLLDDVPVALPALSRSAKLQKRAAQVGFDWPGPLPVLDKVREELDEVLEAMADNDSVAISDEIGDLLFSVVNLARHLKIDPETALRDANGKFERRFRFIEQALRDTHRPMEDCTLEELDALWGEAKRQEKNLPSCG; the protein is encoded by the coding sequence ATGTACAGCCTTGAAGACCTGCTCCATCTGATGAACCGTCTGCGCGACCCGCAGTACGGGTGCCCGTGGGACATCAAGCAGACCTACGCGACCATCGTCCCCCATACCCTGGAAGAAGCCTACGAAGTGGCCGATGCCATTGAGCGTGGTGACTTCGATCACTTGCAGGGTGAGCTGGGCGACCTGTTGTTTCAGGTGGTGTATTACAGCCAGTTAGCGCGGGAGGAAAACCGCTTCGAATTCGCCGGCGTGGTCGATAGCATCACCCGCAAGCTGATCCGCCGCCATCCCCATGTATTTCCTACCGGTGACCTCTACGCGCCCGTGGACATCCCGCGCCTGAGCGAAGAACAGGTCAAGCAGCGCTGGGAAGAAATCAAGGCCGAGGAGCGGGCCGAGAAGGCCTCGGCACCGGAGCAGCTGTCGTTGCTTGACGATGTACCCGTTGCCTTGCCGGCGTTGTCCCGCTCGGCGAAGTTGCAAAAACGTGCGGCTCAGGTCGGTTTCGACTGGCCAGGCCCGTTGCCGGTGCTCGACAAGGTCCGGGAGGAGCTGGACGAAGTCCTCGAAGCGATGGCTGACAACGATTCGGTGGCCATCAGCGATGAGATCGGCGACCTGCTGTTCAGCGTAGTGAACCTGGCCCGGCACCTGAAAATCGACCCGGAAACGGCCCTGCGTGACGCCAATGGGAAATTCGAGCGACGTTTCCGATTTATCGAACAGGCATTGCGCGACACCCACCGTCCCATGGAAGATTGCACCCTCGAAGAGTTGGACGCCTTATGGGGCGAAGCCAAACGTCAGGAAAAGAATTTGCCCAGCTGTGGCTGA